A region of Lichenibacterium dinghuense DNA encodes the following proteins:
- a CDS encoding mannitol dehydrogenase family protein codes for MDRLSRSTLDGLPAAVARPAYDRAALRTGIVHLGIGAFHRAHMAAYTDAVLAEDPRWGILGASLRSPGTRDALAPQDGLYALAVRDAAGERVRVVGSVARLLVAPEDPGALLDAMSAQDTRIVSLTVTEKGYCHRPATGELDEEHPDVVHDLARPEAPRSAPGFIVEALRRRRAAGLPFFAALCCDNLPHNGATLKRVLVRFAALRDPALGRAVEAELRCPSTMVDRIVPATTEADRDGVSAALGARDAWPIMTEPFTQWVIEDDFPLGRPAWDRAGATFVRDVAPFELAKLRMLNGSHSTLAYLGYLAGHETVADAMAAPGFAALVRGLMLDEAAPTLPPVPGLDPAAYADDLIRRFENPALRHRTWQIAMDGTQKLPQRLLGTARDRLAAGASIDRLALGIAAWMRYACGRDERGAPIDLRDPLADELRRRTAGAAGAGPLADALFGLDTVFGRDLPAEPRFTQAVVAALSGLMRDGAAATVARFGDRV; via the coding sequence ATGGACCGCCTCTCCCGATCCACCCTCGATGGCCTCCCCGCGGCGGTCGCCCGCCCGGCCTACGACCGCGCGGCGCTCCGCACGGGCATCGTCCACCTCGGCATCGGCGCCTTCCACCGCGCCCACATGGCGGCCTACACGGACGCGGTCCTGGCGGAGGACCCGCGCTGGGGCATCCTCGGCGCCTCGCTCCGCTCGCCCGGTACCCGCGACGCCCTGGCGCCGCAGGACGGCCTCTACGCCCTCGCGGTGCGCGACGCCGCGGGCGAGCGCGTGCGGGTGGTCGGCAGCGTGGCGCGCCTGCTCGTCGCGCCGGAGGACCCCGGCGCGCTGCTCGACGCGATGAGCGCGCAGGACACCCGCATCGTGTCCCTCACCGTCACCGAGAAGGGCTACTGCCACCGGCCCGCCACGGGCGAACTCGACGAGGAGCACCCGGACGTGGTGCACGACCTCGCCCGCCCGGAGGCGCCGCGCTCGGCGCCGGGCTTCATCGTCGAAGCTTTGCGCCGGCGGCGCGCGGCCGGCCTGCCCTTCTTCGCCGCGCTCTGCTGCGACAACCTCCCCCACAACGGGGCGACGCTGAAGCGCGTGCTCGTGCGCTTCGCCGCGCTGCGCGACCCCGCGCTCGGCCGCGCCGTGGAGGCCGAGCTGCGCTGCCCCTCCACCATGGTGGACCGCATCGTGCCGGCCACCACGGAGGCCGACCGCGACGGCGTGTCGGCCGCGCTCGGCGCGCGCGACGCCTGGCCGATCATGACCGAGCCCTTCACGCAGTGGGTGATCGAGGACGACTTCCCGCTCGGGCGGCCCGCGTGGGACCGCGCCGGCGCGACCTTCGTGCGCGACGTCGCGCCCTTCGAACTCGCCAAACTGCGCATGCTCAACGGCAGCCACTCGACCCTGGCCTATCTCGGATATCTCGCCGGGCACGAGACCGTGGCGGACGCCATGGCGGCGCCGGGCTTCGCCGCCCTGGTGCGCGGCCTGATGCTGGACGAGGCCGCGCCGACCCTGCCCCCGGTGCCGGGCCTCGACCCTGCGGCCTACGCCGACGACCTCATCCGGCGCTTCGAGAACCCCGCGCTGCGCCACCGCACCTGGCAGATCGCCATGGACGGCACCCAGAAGCTGCCGCAGCGCCTGCTCGGCACGGCGCGGGACCGCCTCGCCGCGGGCGCCTCCATCGACCGGCTCGCGCTCGGCATCGCGGCCTGGATGCGCTATGCCTGCGGGCGCGACGAGCGCGGCGCCCCCATCGACCTGCGCGACCCGCTGGCCGACGAACTGCGCCGCCGCACCGCGGGCGCGGCCGGGGCCGGCCCGCTCGCCGACGCCCTGTTCGGGCTCGACACCGTGTTCGGCCGCGACCTGCCGGCCGAGCCGCGCTTCACCCAGGCCGTCGTGGCCGCGCTGTCGGGGCTCATGCGCGACGGCGCCGCCGCGACCGTCGCGCGTTTCGGAGATCGCGTATGA
- a CDS encoding ABC transporter permease — protein sequence MIRDAGLASKLWRTAVWAVVAVFVLNLLALIATVVIDSLSTRWLGTWLPAGFTAHWYADAWDEFGLTDVLVVTFEAVGLVVLISGALGVTAAYALARRDFPGKRLATLVFLLPLLVPPLTYGIPMATLLYRVGLGGTLWGVVLANLVPAVPFVVLVMIPFIEQIDPRVEAAARVFGASTTQLFARVLLPLLLPGVLAALLLVLVRTVAMFELTFLTSGPTSQTLVVALYYAVFASGVRAGQEVDVMAVVYMVTTLVWLLLALRFVNPTQIVARAKTQGAH from the coding sequence ATGATCCGCGACGCCGGCCTCGCCTCGAAACTGTGGCGCACCGCCGTCTGGGCGGTCGTCGCGGTCTTCGTCCTGAACCTCCTCGCGCTGATCGCCACGGTGGTGATCGACTCGCTGTCCACCCGCTGGCTCGGCACCTGGCTCCCGGCCGGCTTCACGGCGCACTGGTATGCCGACGCCTGGGACGAGTTCGGCCTCACCGACGTGCTCGTCGTCACCTTCGAGGCGGTGGGGCTCGTGGTGCTGATCTCCGGCGCGCTCGGCGTCACCGCCGCCTACGCGCTGGCGCGCCGCGACTTCCCCGGCAAGCGCCTGGCCACGCTGGTGTTCCTGCTGCCGCTGCTGGTGCCGCCGCTCACCTACGGCATCCCCATGGCGACGCTGCTCTACCGCGTCGGGCTCGGCGGCACCCTGTGGGGCGTGGTGCTGGCCAACCTCGTGCCGGCCGTGCCCTTCGTGGTGCTGGTGATGATCCCCTTCATCGAGCAGATCGACCCGCGGGTCGAGGCCGCGGCGCGGGTCTTCGGCGCCTCGACGACGCAGCTCTTCGCCCGCGTGCTGCTGCCGCTGCTGCTGCCGGGCGTGCTGGCCGCGCTGCTGCTGGTGCTGGTCCGCACGGTGGCGATGTTCGAGCTGACCTTCCTCACCTCGGGCCCGACCAGCCAGACGCTGGTGGTGGCGCTCTACTACGCCGTCTTCGCCTCGGGCGTGCGCGCCGGCCAGGAGGTCGACGTCATGGCGGTGGTCTACATGGTGACGACGCTGGTGTGGCTGCTGCTGGCGCTGCGCTTCGTCAATCCGACGCAGATCGTGGCGCGGGCCAAGACGCAGGGCGCGCATTGA
- a CDS encoding ABC transporter permease, with the protein MTAVPAGRPAAVPLRIRLAARGIDGTTLLVLPALLAILGLFVYPFVYGLVLSLEPKVGPFYASYRTFFADPFLRETVWNTLILALPTTLLNLLLAVPIAFRVRLMRRQRLLTTVLVLPVTLGTVLVAQGLLTYLGPQGWFNRTLLALHLTSAPLKLTNNYWGVFASLVITGFPFTFLLTLSYVSGIDPALEQAAATLGAGAARRFARVYLPLLVPGLAVTFCLSFVQAFAVFPSAVLLGAPAGSTHVISIAAYQAAFERYDASLGSAIAMVMGAVQLVVVLLALGLRQMFYRGPVGGTKG; encoded by the coding sequence GTGACGGCCGTCCCGGCGGGCCGCCCCGCGGCCGTCCCGCTGCGGATCCGCCTCGCCGCGCGCGGCATCGACGGCACGACGCTGCTGGTGCTGCCGGCGCTCCTCGCGATCCTCGGGCTCTTCGTCTACCCCTTTGTCTACGGGCTCGTCCTGTCGCTCGAGCCCAAGGTCGGGCCGTTCTACGCCAGCTACCGGACCTTCTTCGCCGATCCGTTCCTGCGCGAGACCGTCTGGAACACGCTGATCCTGGCGCTGCCGACGACGCTGCTGAACCTCCTGCTGGCGGTGCCGATCGCCTTCCGGGTGCGGCTGATGCGGCGCCAGCGTCTCCTGACCACGGTCCTGGTGCTGCCCGTCACGCTCGGCACCGTCCTGGTCGCGCAGGGCCTGCTGACCTACCTCGGCCCACAGGGCTGGTTCAACCGGACGCTGCTGGCGTTGCACCTCACCTCGGCGCCGCTGAAGCTCACCAACAACTACTGGGGCGTGTTCGCCTCGCTGGTGATCACCGGTTTCCCCTTCACGTTCCTGCTGACGCTGTCCTACGTCAGCGGCATCGACCCCGCGCTGGAGCAGGCCGCGGCGACGCTGGGGGCGGGGGCCGCGCGGCGCTTCGCGCGCGTGTACCTGCCGCTGCTGGTGCCGGGCCTCGCCGTCACGTTCTGCCTGTCCTTCGTGCAGGCCTTCGCGGTCTTCCCCTCGGCGGTGCTGCTCGGCGCGCCCGCGGGCTCGACCCACGTCATCTCCATCGCGGCCTATCAGGCGGCCTTCGAGCGCTACGACGCCTCGCTCGGCTCCGCCATCGCCATGGTGATGGGCGCCGTGCAGCTCGTCGTGGTGCTGCTGGCGCTCGGCCTGCGCCAGATGTTCTACCGCGGCCCCGTCGGAGGCACCAAGGGATGA
- a CDS encoding ABC transporter ATP-binding protein yields the protein MTMATTRGAPPPRPAPAGAALRLAGLKRDFGGFQALKGLDLEIRPGEFVALLGPSGCGKTTALNCIAGLQPLSAGTISLGDRRIDELPPERRGFGMVFQSYALFPHMSARRNVGFGLAMQKVPRAEAERRVDEALALVRLTAQADKLPGQMSGGQQQRVAIARAIAIRPPVVLMDEPLSNLDAKLRLEMRAEIRRIHEAIGSTTVYVTHDQDEALSMADRIVVMRDGLIRQTGTPADLYERPAHADVAEFMGYRSKLAGRVVSSGNGRAAVEACGSRLDVALREPAAPGDAVTLMVRPEDLVAGASGVVATVRISEYRGRAFFGAAQAIDGTELFFRSDRPVAAGERVTLGAKPDQILVFAGSGA from the coding sequence ATGACGATGGCCACCACGCGCGGCGCCCCCCCGCCCCGCCCGGCGCCCGCCGGGGCGGCGCTTCGCCTCGCCGGGCTCAAACGCGACTTCGGCGGCTTCCAGGCCCTGAAGGGGCTCGACCTCGAGATCCGGCCGGGCGAGTTCGTGGCGCTGCTCGGCCCCTCCGGTTGCGGCAAGACCACGGCGCTGAACTGCATCGCCGGGCTGCAGCCGCTCTCCGCCGGCACGATCAGCCTCGGGGATCGGCGCATCGACGAGCTGCCGCCCGAGCGCCGCGGCTTCGGCATGGTGTTCCAGAGCTACGCCCTGTTCCCGCACATGAGCGCGCGGCGCAACGTCGGCTTCGGCCTCGCCATGCAGAAGGTGCCGCGCGCCGAGGCCGAGCGCCGCGTCGACGAGGCGCTGGCGCTGGTGCGGCTCACCGCCCAGGCCGACAAGCTGCCGGGGCAGATGTCGGGCGGCCAGCAGCAGCGCGTCGCCATCGCGCGCGCCATCGCGATCCGCCCGCCCGTGGTGCTGATGGACGAGCCGCTGTCCAACCTCGACGCCAAACTGCGCCTGGAGATGCGGGCCGAGATCCGCCGCATCCACGAGGCGATCGGCTCGACCACGGTCTACGTCACCCACGACCAGGACGAGGCGCTGTCCATGGCGGACCGCATCGTCGTGATGCGCGACGGCCTGATCCGCCAGACCGGCACGCCCGCCGACCTCTACGAGCGCCCGGCCCACGCCGACGTGGCCGAGTTCATGGGCTACCGCTCGAAGCTCGCCGGCCGCGTGGTCTCGTCCGGCAACGGGCGCGCCGCGGTCGAGGCCTGCGGCTCGCGGCTCGACGTCGCCCTGCGCGAGCCCGCCGCGCCCGGCGACGCCGTGACGCTGATGGTGCGCCCCGAGGACCTCGTGGCCGGCGCCTCGGGCGTCGTCGCCACCGTGCGGATCAGCGAGTACCGCGGACGCGCCTTCTTCGGCGCCGCGCAGGCCATCGACGGCACGGAGCTGTTCTTCCGCTCCGACCGCCCGGTGGCGGCCGGCGAGCGCGTGACACTGGGAGCGAAGCCCGACCAGATCCTCGTCTTCGCCGGGAGCGGCGCGTGA
- a CDS encoding extracellular solute-binding protein, which produces MVDRRQVLGGLGAVSAAGLLPSLARAALPMPKSPVQITVVDVAGNLALTQRAIESYRKAKPNAVSRFVFTKAPAPELPAKIKAQQDAGRIDIDLVLTGTDALSAGIDQGIWLDLKPYAADLPNLADVYLPQALKMQAIAEDHGLVVTYYPSGPLLEYMPDRVKSVPKTAAELLDYTRQNKNKFIYARPSNSGPGRTWLMGLPYILSDANPRDPVNGWAKTWDYLKAIGENIEYYPAGTTQTMKELGEGTRDIAVSTTGWDINPRVLGIVPKEASVAALDNFHWVTDAQYMVVPKGVSDDKLAVLLDLMAYMLQPKQQAYAYDQGYFFPGPAVKGVTLDMAPEDSQEAIRAFGRPEYDRLIADHPLETPLDAKSIVKAFELWDQRIGAGKG; this is translated from the coding sequence ATGGTGGATCGCAGGCAGGTTCTCGGCGGGCTCGGCGCCGTCTCGGCGGCGGGGCTGCTGCCGTCCCTCGCCCGGGCCGCGCTGCCCATGCCGAAGTCCCCCGTGCAGATCACGGTGGTGGACGTGGCCGGCAACCTCGCCCTGACCCAGAGGGCGATCGAGTCCTACCGCAAGGCTAAGCCGAACGCGGTGTCGCGCTTCGTCTTCACCAAGGCGCCCGCCCCCGAGCTGCCCGCCAAGATCAAGGCCCAGCAGGACGCCGGCCGCATCGACATCGACCTCGTGCTGACCGGCACCGACGCCCTGTCGGCCGGCATCGACCAGGGGATCTGGCTCGACCTCAAGCCCTACGCGGCCGACCTGCCGAACCTCGCGGACGTGTACCTGCCGCAGGCCCTCAAGATGCAGGCCATCGCGGAGGACCACGGCCTCGTCGTGACCTACTACCCCTCCGGGCCGCTACTCGAATACATGCCGGACCGGGTGAAATCCGTCCCGAAGACAGCCGCCGAGCTGCTCGACTACACCCGGCAGAACAAGAACAAGTTCATCTACGCGCGGCCGTCCAACTCCGGGCCGGGCCGCACCTGGCTGATGGGCCTGCCCTACATCCTGAGCGACGCCAACCCGCGCGACCCCGTGAACGGCTGGGCCAAGACCTGGGATTACCTGAAGGCGATCGGCGAGAACATCGAATATTACCCGGCCGGCACGACGCAGACCATGAAGGAGCTCGGCGAGGGCACGCGCGATATCGCGGTCTCGACCACGGGCTGGGATATCAACCCCCGCGTGCTCGGCATCGTGCCGAAGGAGGCCTCCGTCGCGGCGCTCGACAACTTCCACTGGGTCACGGACGCCCAGTACATGGTGGTGCCGAAGGGCGTCTCGGACGACAAGCTCGCCGTGCTGCTCGACCTCATGGCCTACATGCTGCAGCCGAAGCAACAGGCTTACGCCTACGACCAGGGCTACTTCTTCCCCGGCCCCGCCGTGAAGGGCGTGACGCTCGACATGGCGCCGGAGGACTCGCAGGAGGCCATCCGCGCCTTCGGGCGGCCGGAATACGACAGGCTGATCGCCGACCATCCTCTTGAGACGCCGCTCGACGCGAAGAGCATCGTCAAGGCCTTCGAGCTGTGGGACCAGCGCATCGGCGCCGGCAAGGGCTGA